From the genome of Bacteroidales bacterium:
ACCTTCAGCAACTGAGATGACTCCTCTGAAGCTGTTCTTCCGGGAAACAGGAACCGGCACACCTCTTGTTATTCTGCACGGACTCTACGGAATGTCCGACAACTGGCTTTCCATAGCCAGAGAACTGGCTCCTCACTTCAGGGTTATCCTGCCCGATATGCGCAACCACGGGCACTCACCCCATGATCAGGAACACTCCTACCAGGCCATGCGCGAAGACATTGCACGGCTCTTCGAAGATATGAAATTAGAAAATGCCATTCTTATGGGGCATTCCATGGGAGGAAAAACAGCCATGTTCTTTGCCGTCAGATATCCTGAAAAACTTTCCCGGCTCATTGTAGTCGATATTGCTCCCGCTGATTTACGAAATACCCCCCGGGGTAAAATGCATGAGTTACAGCATAAGACAATCGTTGAGTCACTATTGAAACTGGACATAGAACATCTTCAGAGCCGTCAGGAAGCTGACAGGGCACTTTCTGAAACCATTGCCTCCCTGCCAGTACGCCAGTTTCTTCTGAAAAACCTGCACCGCCGCTCCGACGGCACATTTACCTGGCTCCTCAATCTGAAGGCCCTTTCGGAAAACCTCTCCTCCGTTCTGGATGGACTGCATCCCGGAACTGATCCGGAGGAAAAATATCCGGTAGTAATACCAACTTTGTTTATTAAGGGGGAACTATCGCATTACATTGAACCGGAAGATGAAGAAAGTATCAGAAATGTTCTCCCGCATTCCGTTCTGTCAGTAATTCAGGGAGCAGGACACTGGGTGCATGCAGAACAGCCCGAACAGTTCCTGAAGGTAGTCAGTGATTTTATAAGAAATAATAAGATCCTGAA
Proteins encoded in this window:
- a CDS encoding alpha/beta fold hydrolase encodes the protein MKLFFRETGTGTPLVILHGLYGMSDNWLSIARELAPHFRVILPDMRNHGHSPHDQEHSYQAMREDIARLFEDMKLENAILMGHSMGGKTAMFFAVRYPEKLSRLIVVDIAPADLRNTPRGKMHELQHKTIVESLLKLDIEHLQSRQEADRALSETIASLPVRQFLLKNLHRRSDGTFTWLLNLKALSENLSSVLDGLHPGTDPEEKYPVVIPTLFIKGELSHYIEPEDEESIRNVLPHSVLSVIQGAGHWVHAEQPEQFLKVVSDFIRNNKILK